From a single Candidatus Baltobacteraceae bacterium genomic region:
- the murC gene encoding UDP-N-acetylmuramate--L-alanine ligase, with product MTTVHLVGIGGSGMSGLARLLIADGFRVSGSDIVDSHELSSLRALGARIAVGHDLELVRQAEQLIFSPAVPIHDADLLAARSNELQIRPRAEALAMHLRHRRVACVTGSHGKTTTTAMLAYVLCRAGRDPGFLIGAATPSLGNTKAHAAAGETFVLEACEAFGALAYWHPQHCIVTNVDNEHAEHYGGEERMRAAFAAMVCRTPDDGIVAMCGDDPGARAIIAAVPREVLTFGLGRDNDLRADVERLDAHTSAAKVFLRGEQLGTMALRVAGAHNVVNALGAMAIALELGVPFAEVADALADFVGVERRWQHIGTARRIACYDDFAHHPTEVAVTLEQARRTTAPTGRVVAVFRPSPHNAQRLAPDFARALSAADDVLLVSNEDAVAAALDDACVPYQRLRDRTAVTAAAIATLRGGDVFVTIGSGEVGTIASQVLIHLSEEAPEQSIVHGAVTAPPQSLLARFLELATTQPTALAAADKETLMTYGELARAVRTVAATLTAGGIGRDDVVAISLPPSIDRIVAFLGVLTAGAVYLPIDPDLPQQRADFMIEQSGARRLLKEIDLTACNLRGIDEPVTLPRDRDRAYIIYTSGSTGMPKGVVVEHGALDNLAATEARAFGITAASRVAQIAAFGFDQAIDTMVYTIYGGGCLVFAANAAVGVPLGRFIDSAHITHLELTPSRLATVPYRDYPSLTSIIVGGEACPGDLVDRWAPGRSFINAYGPAEATVCATIAHCVAGEPVTIGRPIDNVSLYILDETFAPVPRGALGEIWIGGRGLAREYLRTADQTAERFRTLSLPDGERRLYRTGDLARMLADGATQFSGRSDDQVKLRGYRIELGEIEAVLRTQNAVDDAIVCVEKNATGAHLIAYVVYRAVIDASAESQLRAALLGKLPRYMQPDAIVPIREIPLDANGKCDRAALAAQAPAAQTSVPLAPRGLVEAAVCDYVANEFGVRRAFGVREDLDDLGLDSLAIAKFFAWIERHFDVILPEEFFTHASTVECLALAINDALKQGDARSASPLSLAAEISRKQLYYVAAWKGERRSPTGLLRTLHGAGKLRPLFWCFQGAQEHQALADELGPEQPLHGMRSGHLVFSYKEHSIAALATLYAEEMLSMHPSGPFIIGGNCQGGIIARSVACALIDRGRDVELLILLDEGTLKEYPGRVALFFGAESDLNPLLGGADADHLFRDRYPFGYTVAITPGGHGEYFQAPNCESLGRAISALLQPCAS from the coding sequence TGAGCGGCAGCGATATCGTCGATAGCCACGAGCTATCGTCGCTGCGGGCGTTGGGCGCGCGCATTGCCGTCGGCCACGATCTAGAGCTGGTCCGACAAGCCGAGCAGCTGATCTTCAGCCCGGCCGTGCCGATCCACGACGCCGACCTATTGGCTGCGCGATCGAACGAACTGCAGATACGACCGCGTGCCGAGGCGCTCGCGATGCACTTGCGTCATCGTCGAGTCGCCTGCGTTACCGGCAGTCACGGCAAGACGACCACCACCGCAATGCTGGCGTACGTTCTTTGCCGTGCCGGCCGGGATCCAGGTTTCCTCATCGGCGCCGCAACGCCGTCACTGGGCAATACCAAGGCGCACGCCGCCGCCGGCGAGACTTTCGTCTTGGAAGCCTGCGAGGCGTTCGGTGCACTCGCCTACTGGCATCCACAGCATTGCATCGTTACAAACGTCGACAACGAACACGCCGAGCATTACGGCGGTGAAGAACGGATGCGGGCCGCCTTCGCCGCAATGGTTTGCCGCACGCCCGACGACGGCATCGTTGCAATGTGTGGCGACGATCCGGGAGCGCGAGCAATTATCGCTGCAGTCCCTCGCGAGGTGCTGACGTTTGGCTTGGGTCGCGACAACGACCTTCGCGCCGACGTCGAACGCCTCGATGCGCATACGAGCGCTGCAAAGGTGTTCCTACGCGGCGAGCAGCTCGGTACGATGGCCCTGCGCGTTGCCGGCGCGCACAACGTCGTCAACGCCCTGGGAGCAATGGCCATCGCGTTAGAACTCGGCGTGCCGTTTGCCGAGGTCGCCGATGCGCTCGCGGACTTCGTCGGTGTCGAGCGCCGCTGGCAGCACATCGGAACGGCGAGGCGCATAGCATGCTACGATGATTTCGCGCACCACCCGACCGAGGTCGCGGTGACGCTGGAACAGGCGCGCCGTACGACCGCGCCTACAGGCAGAGTCGTGGCCGTATTTCGCCCATCTCCGCATAACGCCCAACGACTTGCCCCCGATTTTGCGCGGGCGCTTTCCGCAGCCGACGACGTGCTCCTCGTCTCGAATGAAGACGCCGTCGCAGCGGCCTTAGACGATGCGTGCGTTCCCTACCAACGCCTGCGCGATCGGACGGCCGTGACGGCTGCGGCCATCGCCACTCTCCGAGGCGGCGACGTCTTCGTTACGATTGGTTCCGGTGAAGTCGGAACGATTGCATCACAGGTCCTTATTCATCTATCCGAAGAGGCGCCGGAGCAATCGATCGTCCATGGAGCGGTCACCGCCCCACCACAGTCGCTGCTCGCGCGTTTTCTCGAGCTCGCAACGACGCAGCCAACTGCCCTTGCCGCCGCCGACAAAGAAACATTGATGACGTATGGCGAGCTCGCACGAGCGGTCCGAACGGTGGCGGCCACCCTTACCGCCGGCGGTATCGGGCGCGATGACGTGGTCGCGATTAGCCTGCCGCCTTCGATAGACCGCATCGTGGCATTTCTGGGCGTCCTCACTGCCGGCGCCGTGTATCTCCCAATCGATCCCGACCTGCCGCAACAGCGCGCGGATTTCATGATCGAACAGAGCGGGGCTCGCCGCCTTCTCAAAGAGATCGACCTGACCGCTTGCAATCTACGCGGTATAGACGAGCCGGTGACGCTCCCAAGAGACCGAGATCGGGCGTACATTATCTACACTTCCGGATCGACGGGTATGCCCAAAGGCGTTGTGGTCGAGCACGGAGCGCTCGACAATCTCGCTGCAACGGAAGCCCGGGCGTTCGGTATCACGGCTGCCAGCCGCGTGGCGCAGATTGCTGCGTTCGGTTTCGACCAGGCAATAGACACCATGGTATACACCATCTACGGCGGAGGGTGTTTGGTTTTTGCCGCTAATGCCGCGGTTGGAGTCCCACTGGGGCGCTTCATCGATAGCGCTCACATCACGCACCTCGAGCTCACGCCGTCGCGACTCGCGACCGTTCCATATCGCGATTACCCTTCTCTCACGAGCATTATTGTGGGCGGAGAGGCCTGCCCCGGCGATCTCGTCGATCGTTGGGCTCCGGGCCGCTCCTTCATAAACGCTTACGGCCCCGCGGAGGCGACGGTGTGCGCCACGATAGCGCACTGCGTTGCCGGCGAACCCGTCACCATCGGACGACCGATCGACAACGTCTCGCTCTACATCCTCGACGAAACGTTCGCGCCGGTACCGCGAGGCGCTCTTGGTGAGATCTGGATCGGAGGCCGCGGTTTGGCTCGGGAGTATCTTCGAACCGCGGATCAAACTGCAGAGCGGTTTCGCACGCTCTCTTTACCTGACGGCGAACGCCGGCTCTATAGAACCGGCGACCTCGCACGTATGCTTGCCGACGGCGCAACGCAATTTAGCGGCCGCAGCGACGATCAAGTCAAGTTGCGAGGATATCGAATCGAGCTAGGCGAGATCGAAGCCGTATTACGGACGCAGAACGCCGTCGACGACGCGATCGTTTGCGTCGAAAAGAACGCAACGGGTGCGCACCTGATCGCCTATGTCGTGTACCGCGCGGTAATCGACGCATCGGCCGAGTCCCAACTGCGGGCCGCACTCTTGGGTAAGCTTCCGCGTTACATGCAACCCGACGCAATTGTCCCCATTCGTGAGATACCATTAGATGCAAACGGCAAGTGCGATCGCGCCGCATTGGCAGCACAAGCACCGGCAGCTCAAACGAGCGTCCCGCTAGCGCCGCGTGGACTCGTTGAGGCCGCCGTCTGCGACTACGTCGCAAACGAATTCGGCGTGCGTCGCGCTTTCGGCGTGCGCGAAGACCTCGACGACCTCGGCCTCGACTCGCTGGCAATTGCCAAGTTCTTCGCGTGGATCGAACGGCATTTCGACGTGATCTTACCGGAAGAGTTCTTTACGCATGCCAGCACCGTCGAGTGCCTGGCCTTGGCAATCAACGATGCGCTCAAACAAGGCGACGCGCGTTCCGCCTCGCCGCTCAGTCTTGCGGCCGAGATTTCCCGCAAACAGCTGTACTACGTTGCGGCATGGAAAGGGGAACGTCGTAGCCCGACCGGTCTTTTGCGTACGCTTCATGGTGCCGGAAAGCTCAGGCCGCTCTTTTGGTGTTTTCAGGGCGCGCAAGAACATCAAGCCCTTGCCGACGAATTGGGGCCCGAGCAGCCGCTGCACGGCATGCGGTCGGGCCACCTCGTTTTCTCGTACAAAGAGCACAGCATCGCGGCCCTTGCGACGCTCTACGCCGAGGAGATGCTATCCATGCACCCGAGCGGTCCGTTCATCATCGGCGGAAATTGCCAAGGCGGTATTATCGCTCGCAGCGTAGCGTGCGCGCTGATCGATCGGGGACGAGACGTCGAGCTGCTGATTCTCCTCGATGAGGGGACGCTCAAAGAATATCCCGGACGGGTGGCGCTGTTTTTTGGAGCGGAGAGCGACTTAAATCCGCTGCTGGGCGGCGCCGACGCAGACCACCTATTTCGCGACAGATATCCTTTCGGATATACGGTAGCGATCACTCCGGGTGGGCACGGCGAATACTTTCAAGCTCCCAACTGCGAATCTCTAGGCCGCGCTATTTCAGCGCTGCTGCAGCCCTGTGCCTCGTGA
- a CDS encoding HD domain-containing phosphohydrolase, producing the protein MTVGDRSRASSDRALMRQVANLLATDLSLGELFDRLTKMLPEHLDSSVVFIALSRPDQQHSIEYFYDHGEIKRYPHIVLGPRSRAREVIRTGEMIWGNDPSVWAPEGTEPIHKDRPWTNDTVSAIFVPMRAGGTTVGCLSVQSTRSGAYSIDEVELVAAIGHYVGVAVENQRMYQTLQRTAEYDVMTGLASYPKLSRELDETLASATSLRPATVMVLDIVNFAAFNEVYGYGEGDEVLRMVGDALREFEDGNVVCARYGGDVFMVLVKESAPDEIDPFAERLRLRLHQLGYVSRDQTVPVSVAIGYAIAPLDGGTRHGLISVCTDRAHISRREGCRPTRSDQPLNSPLAGIFTGIETIVTALLDRDPFTRVHLLEVNAMAKQWSQHNLELDRDALGTFLQASLLHDVGKLMISDRLLVKPGRLTPDEYDSVKRHAVYGRNILALQPAWDEVGAIVGQHHEWWDGRGYPNGLAGEQIHPLARAVSILDAYSAMVSDRPYHRGITEDAALAELQRCAGTQFDPFYVERFVAWRESL; encoded by the coding sequence TTGACCGTCGGCGATCGCTCGCGCGCAAGCAGCGACCGCGCACTCATGCGTCAAGTCGCCAATCTGCTGGCGACGGACTTATCGCTCGGAGAGCTCTTCGACCGCCTGACCAAGATGCTGCCAGAGCATCTGGACTCCTCGGTGGTCTTTATCGCGCTGTCGCGCCCGGACCAGCAGCACTCGATCGAATACTTCTACGACCACGGCGAGATCAAGCGGTATCCGCACATCGTTCTCGGCCCGCGATCGCGCGCTCGCGAGGTGATTAGGACCGGGGAAATGATCTGGGGGAACGATCCGTCGGTCTGGGCTCCCGAGGGCACCGAACCGATTCACAAGGATCGGCCATGGACCAACGACACCGTCTCGGCGATCTTCGTCCCGATGCGTGCCGGCGGAACGACCGTTGGCTGCCTCTCCGTGCAGAGCACGCGATCGGGAGCCTACAGCATCGACGAAGTCGAGCTGGTTGCCGCGATCGGTCACTACGTCGGCGTCGCCGTCGAGAATCAGCGGATGTATCAGACCTTGCAGCGCACCGCCGAGTACGACGTGATGACGGGCTTGGCCAGCTATCCAAAGCTCTCTCGCGAGCTCGACGAAACGCTCGCGTCGGCGACCTCGCTGCGGCCGGCAACCGTCATGGTGCTCGACATCGTCAACTTCGCCGCGTTCAACGAAGTGTACGGCTACGGCGAGGGTGACGAAGTGCTGCGTATGGTCGGCGACGCGTTGCGCGAGTTCGAAGACGGCAACGTCGTCTGCGCGCGCTACGGCGGTGACGTCTTCATGGTGCTCGTCAAGGAAAGCGCTCCCGACGAGATCGATCCGTTCGCCGAGCGGCTACGGTTGCGTTTGCACCAGCTCGGTTACGTGTCGCGCGATCAGACCGTTCCCGTTTCGGTCGCGATCGGGTATGCTATCGCACCGCTCGACGGCGGAACGCGTCACGGGCTGATTTCAGTCTGCACCGATCGTGCGCACATCTCGCGCCGCGAAGGCTGCCGCCCAACGCGCTCGGACCAGCCGTTGAACAGCCCGCTCGCGGGAATCTTTACCGGCATCGAGACGATCGTCACCGCGCTGCTCGATCGCGATCCGTTTACGCGCGTGCACCTACTCGAAGTCAACGCGATGGCCAAGCAGTGGTCGCAGCACAATCTCGAACTCGATCGCGACGCGCTCGGCACGTTCTTGCAGGCCAGCCTTCTGCACGACGTCGGAAAGCTGATGATCTCCGACCGCCTCTTGGTCAAACCCGGCCGCTTGACGCCCGACGAATACGACTCGGTCAAGCGTCACGCCGTCTACGGGCGCAATATTCTCGCGCTGCAGCCCGCGTGGGACGAAGTTGGAGCGATCGTGGGACAGCACCACGAGTGGTGGGACGGCCGCGGCTATCCCAACGGACTCGCCGGCGAGCAGATTCATCCGCTCGCGCGTGCGGTCTCGATTCTCGACGCCTATTCCGCCATGGTTTCCGATCGTCCGTACCATCGCGGCATTACCGAAGATGCGGCGCTCGCGGAGCTGCAGCGCTGCGCGGGAACGCAGTTCGATCCGTTCTACGTCGAGCGGTTCGTCGCGTGGCGGGAGTCGCTCTAA